The Vespa velutina chromosome 22, iVesVel2.1, whole genome shotgun sequence genome includes a window with the following:
- the LOC124956572 gene encoding mucin-5AC-like isoform X1: MLELESRGVVVSLSVLSGCILLYNAWGPILAVIVSLFLVIYACYSLITNDSLLSPHAFIFFEYFKGAVIELKDTLGRAIVYVVRQLTHLWNKIKNVYRERFSVRMERRRISRYQLSSDTTFNSRNTPRFSLIPQLSPISRTAHKNTSNISNISENKFNHDNEYQSFNQNNIYNKYTSTPLSQYKKDDMHNIDARYKTNWSSPKKTSPMFNQNHTLTRGENSTLFSPDGSPWGTSISPKMRSKAGGVKTVQTVAGPLLASTRYNIDPKTYTDVTSPGLTIRLTKYAAEANNKLTHQSQYGTGQFPKVNLHASPIPLINAKSAKIRGPVTVRIAPPETTRYSPPERQKVLSGICQSENKSPSSVAQVLREISLKRHASKEDVTSDLVKKQRTDGIFVNEVENFEETKQKRGRDESSKSEEDNSPPDKNLRPTKRSKTPSCYDILCSLSSSIHVATGIKRKAVDCSRSGTSDFEKHFKSLEHIQNGDSRTLAQVQNINANDSTPAVNKKLSTNSNLSKSLNKTQEQSPIKGILKNSRNTMNSNDTETISANEENMRSEYKDNETSIAATKFTDKLFMRAEPQRNEKLRSLVEEQGNIIETKFTTDDAEEIKKKDIVNMRQTSMRARLQSMFDAISGKAASRINPDVVIQAEEIGEVTPAISSSADCATLNSVTTTTNVNTTPITTSAIVPALTSPKSNIKTVKHITFNLPNTENVSGTNQQITSNSVSDEKNKLIINSDLSNCKTDITQATSSVCTNVTLATNALPIISNSVTSTFVSGKSLTNTLPTVASATPLVVPSVASNGILKSNTSMLNTSLSSTSVASTVILSIPSTSNNLFTNKNTISNITTSISNSDQTNIKSNIGNSILHNVSNTGSTMNTESPKFTFGNIVNTTASTQVNIGSAQNVTTSSLNFTTETKNVMLPMSTVTPTVTNVITTATTATTVASSVASVFKSITDNATNTTNKNSMTSTATTTIPFIFGSNNVQTSKTEGGLFNTTTSNVPITFRMSVITQSNPIASNASIITNNTSAPSNPMLNLTNGTFSGNVSSGSTTFTLSTATPIFSFGTSNASTSENKSAFTYNANALGSSSGLLPSTNTPVASTTSNNTTSGFNVPAATTTSQFSTTTTSIFNTTSTAATFRTTTSEPVFGQAIAAPLFGNSPKSPFVPIQPTKSSIEFGTNNNTNNNNNNNTFKEEKPAFGTNTNTVFGSSSTPLFSSQTTAAPTFGSPSVSTSALNFGSTNTTTAVFGAQNLNAPGNVQTSTSHSFGTPSPMFGNQNNPAPLFGSTTTTPVGTFNNTPMQNTFGSQNSTTMSFGATNNSNAFGDNKTLPFGIQTTVAPVFGTNKNNTNSIFTFGGNQDQQQQSTFSFGNNNTSNNNVSTTGSVPFQFGASTSKPVTGFNFTPRTTTPSINFGTSGTPSFNAPTPGMFSIGSGSTAPRSRTVRGRKPR; this comes from the exons atgttGGAACTAGAAAGCCGGGGTGTCGTTGTGTCGTTAAGTGTGCTGAGTGggtgtatattattatacaacgCCTGGGGTCCTATTCTCGCGGTAATTGTTTCGTTATTTCTAGTGATTTATGCGTGCTATTCTTTGATCACCAACGATAGCTTGCTATCGCCGcatgcatttatattttttgaatatttcaaaggaGCCGTTATCGAATTAAAAGATACCTTAGGCCGAGCTATTGTTTATGTAGTAAGACAGTTAACGCATCTTTGGAATAAGATTAAAAACGTTTATCGCGAACGTTTCTCAGTCAGAATGGAACGTCGTCGAATAAGTAGATATCAGCTTAGCAGTGACACTACTTTTAATAGTAGAAATACACCAAGATTCAGTCTTATTCCACAATTAAGCCCAATATCTCGGACTGCTCATAAAAATACTTCAAATATCTCGAATATCtcggaaaataaatttaatcacgATAACGAATATCAATCATTTAATCAaaacaatatttacaataaatatacttCGACACCCTTATCTCAATACAAAAAGGATGACATGCATAATATAGATGCTAGATATAAGACAAATTGGTCATCGCCAAAGAAAACATCGCCCATGTTTAATCAGAATCATACATTAACACGAGGCGAAAATAGTACGTTGTTTTCACCAGACGGATCACCATGGGGTACAAGTATAAGTCCCAAAATGAGATCAAAAGCTGGTGGAGTAAAAACCGTACAGACAGTTGCAGGCCCATTGTTAGCTTCAACAAGATATAACATTGATCCCAA gACATATACAGATGTAACATCACCAGGATTAACTATAAGATTAACTAAATATGCTGCTGAagctaataataaattgaccCATCAGTCACAGTATGGCACTGGTCAGTTTCCAAAAGTTAATCTTCATGCAAGTCCTATTCCTTTGATTAATGCAAAATCTGCAAAAATAAGAGGACCTGTTACAGTTAGAATTGCACCACCAGAAACTACAAGATATTCTCCTCCAGAAAGGCAGAAAGTCTTGTCTGGTATATGTCAGTCAGAAAATAAATCACCATCGAGTGTTGCACAGGTCCTAAGggaaatatcattgaaaaggCATGCATCCAAAGAAGATGTTACGTCTGATTTAGTAAAGAAGCAAAGAACAGATGGTATATTTGTGAATGAAGtagaaaattttgaagaaacaaaacagaagAGAGGTAGAGATGAATCATCCAAATCTGAAGAAGATAATTCACCTCCGGATAAAAATCTTAGACCTACAAAACGTAGTAAAACACCATCCTGCTATGATATATTATGTTCACTAAGTTCAAGTATTCATGTTGCTACTGGTATCAAAAGAAAAGctg TTGACTGTTCCCGCAGCGGAACATCCGAttttgaaaaacattttaaatccTTGGAGCATATACAAAATGGAGATTCACGAACACTAGCACAAGTGCaaaatataaatgcaaatGATAGTACACCAGCTGTGAATAAGAAACTGTCTACAAACTCGAATTTATCGAAGTCCCTTAATAAAACGCAAGAACAATCTCCTATTAAAGGAATTCTTAAAAATTCAAGAAACACAATGAATTCTAATGATACTGAAACAATTTCTGCTAATGAAGAAAACATGAGATCTGAATATAAGGATAATGAAACTTCTATAGCGGCAACAAAATTCACGGATAAACTTTTTATGAGAGCAGAACcgcaaagaaatgaaaagttaaGATCACTCGTTGAAGAACAAGGAAACATAATAGAGACAAAGTTTACTACCGACGATGCtgaagaaattaagaaaaaagatatagtgAACATGAGACAAACTAGTATGCGAGCAAGATTACAGAGTATGTTTGATGCCATATCTGGTAAAG CAGCAAGCAGAATTAATCCTGATGTTGTGATTCAGGCAGAAGAAATTGGTGAGGTTACTCCTGCAATTTCTTCCTCTGCAGATTGTGCAACGCTCAATTCTGTAACAACTACAACTAATGTTAATACGACACCTATTACTACATCTGCTATAGTGCCAGCACTTACATCACccaaaagtaatataaaaacggTCAAacatataacatttaatttacCAAATACAGAAAATGTGTCTGGTACTAATCAGCAGATTACAAGTAATTCAGTATCAGATGAAAAGAATAAGTTGATCATTAATTCTGATTTATCCAATTGTAAGACTGATATTACACAAGCAACATCATCAGTATGTACTAATGTGACATTAGCTACAAATGCACTTCCTATAATTTCCAATTCAGTTACATCAACCTTCGTTTCTGGCAAATCGTTAACAAATACATTACCAACTGTAGCATCAGCTACACCACTAGTTGTACCATCAGTTGCCTCAAATGGAATATTAAAATCCAATACTTCTATGTTAAATACTTCTTTAAGTTCTACAAGTGTAGCATCAACCGTTATATTATCAATACCTTCTACTTCCAATaatctttttacaaataaGAATACTATATCTAATATCACGACTAGTATTTCAAATTCTGATCAAACCAATATCAAATCTAACATTGGGAATTCCATCTTACATAATGTAAGTAATACAGGATCCACAATGAACACTGAAAGCCCTAAATTTACATTTGGCAACATTGTCAATACAACTGCATCGACACAAGTAAATATTGGCTCTGCTCAAAATGTAACTACAAGTAGCTTAAATTTTACAactgaaacaaaaaatgtaatgTTACCAATGTCGACTGTAACTCCTACAGTTACTAATGTtattactactgctactactgctactacagTTGCTTCTAGTGTTGCTTCagtttttaaaagtattacaGATAATGCTACAAATACTaccaataaaaattcgatgacATCTACAGCAACTACAACAATTCCATTCATATTTGGAAGTAATAACGTACAGACATCGAAAACTGAAGGTGGTTTATTTAATACAACTACAAGTAATGTTCCAATAACATTTAGGATGTCTGTAATTACTCAAAGTAATCCAATAGCTAGTAATGCATCCATAATCACAAATAATACTTCTGCACCAAGTAATCCAATGTTAAATTTGACAAATGGTACATTTAGTGGAAATGTATCTAGTGGATCTACGACATTTACGTTAAGTACCGCAACACCTATTTTTTCATTTGGGACATCGAATGCATCAACATCAGAAAATAAATCAGCATTTACCTATAATGCTAATGCACTAGGAAGTTCTAGTGGTTTGTTGCCATCAACTAATACACCAGTTGCTTCTACAACAAGTAATAATACAACCTCTGGATTTAATGTACCAGCTGCTACTACAACTTCACAATTTTCTACAACAACTACatctatatttaatacaaCATCAACTGCAGCTACGTTTCGAACAACAACTAGTGAGCCAGTATTTGGTCAAGCAATTGCTGCTCCTCTTTTTGGTAATTCACCAAAATCTCCTTTTGTACCAATTCAACCTACAAAATCATCTATTGAATTTGGTACAAATAACAACacgaacaacaacaacaacaacaacacttttaaagaagaaaaacctgCTTTTGGCACAAATACAAATACTGTGTTTGGAAGTTCTAGTACACCATTATTTAGTTCACAAACTACAGCAGCACCTACATTTGGTTCTCCTAGTGTCTCAACCAGTGCTCTCAATTTTGGTAGTACAAATACAACGACTGCTGTATTTGGAGCACAAAATTTAAATGCACCAGGAAATGTTCAAACTTCAACATCACATAGTTTTGGTACACCAAGTCCTATGTTTGGAAATCAGAATAATCCAGCACCTCTCTTTGGATCAACGACTACAACTCCAGTTGgaacttttaataatactcCTATGCAAAATACCTTTGGCAGCCAAAATTCAACTACTATGTCGTTTGGCGCTACAAATAATTCTAATGCATTTGgtgataataaaacattacCATTTGGAATTCAAACTACAGTTGCACCTGTTTTTGGAACAAATAAGAACAATACAAATAGTATTTTTACATTTGGTGGAAATCAAGATCAACAACAGCAAAGCACGTTTTCatttggtaataataatacttctaATAACAATGTATCAACTACTGGATCCGTCCCATTCCAATTTGGTGCGAGCACTTCTAAGCCAG TTACAGGATTTAATTTCACTCCACGAACAACAACACCATCGATTAATTTTGGAACATCAGGTACACCCTCATTTAATGCTCCAACTCCTGGGATGTTTAGCATTGGTAGTGGTTCTACTGCACCGCGATCAAGAACCGTTAGAGGTAGAAAACCAAGATGA
- the LOC124956572 gene encoding mucin-5AC-like isoform X2 translates to MLELESRGVVVSLSVLSGCILLYNAWGPILAVIVSLFLVIYACYSLITNDSLLSPHAFIFFEYFKGAVIELKDTLGRAIVYVVRQLTHLWNKIKNVYRERFSVRMERRRISRYQLSSDTTFNSRNTPRFSLIPQLSPISRTAHKNTSNISNISENKFNHDNEYQSFNQNNIYNKYTSTPLSQYKKDDMHNIDARYKTNWSSPKKTSPMFNQNHTLTRGENSTLFSPDGSPWGTSISPKMRSKAGGVKTVQTVAGPLLASTRYNIDPKTYTDVTSPGLTIRLTKYAAEANNKLTHQSQYGTGQFPKVNLHASPIPLINAKSAKIRGPVTVRIAPPETTRYSPPERQKVLSGICQSENKSPSSVAQVLREISLKRHASKEDVTSDLVKKQRTDGIFVNEVENFEETKQKRGRDESSKSEEDNSPPDKNLRPTKRSKTPSCYDILCSLSSSIHVATGIKRKAVDCSRSGTSDFEKHFKSLEHIQNGDSRTLAQVQNINANDSTPAVNKKLSTNSNLSKSLNKTQEQSPIKGILKNSRNTMNSNDTETISANEENMRSEYKDNETSIAATKFTDKLFMRAEPQRNEKLRSLVEEQGNIIETKFTTDDAEEIKKKDIVNMRQTSMRARLQSMFDAISGKASRINPDVVIQAEEIGEVTPAISSSADCATLNSVTTTTNVNTTPITTSAIVPALTSPKSNIKTVKHITFNLPNTENVSGTNQQITSNSVSDEKNKLIINSDLSNCKTDITQATSSVCTNVTLATNALPIISNSVTSTFVSGKSLTNTLPTVASATPLVVPSVASNGILKSNTSMLNTSLSSTSVASTVILSIPSTSNNLFTNKNTISNITTSISNSDQTNIKSNIGNSILHNVSNTGSTMNTESPKFTFGNIVNTTASTQVNIGSAQNVTTSSLNFTTETKNVMLPMSTVTPTVTNVITTATTATTVASSVASVFKSITDNATNTTNKNSMTSTATTTIPFIFGSNNVQTSKTEGGLFNTTTSNVPITFRMSVITQSNPIASNASIITNNTSAPSNPMLNLTNGTFSGNVSSGSTTFTLSTATPIFSFGTSNASTSENKSAFTYNANALGSSSGLLPSTNTPVASTTSNNTTSGFNVPAATTTSQFSTTTTSIFNTTSTAATFRTTTSEPVFGQAIAAPLFGNSPKSPFVPIQPTKSSIEFGTNNNTNNNNNNNTFKEEKPAFGTNTNTVFGSSSTPLFSSQTTAAPTFGSPSVSTSALNFGSTNTTTAVFGAQNLNAPGNVQTSTSHSFGTPSPMFGNQNNPAPLFGSTTTTPVGTFNNTPMQNTFGSQNSTTMSFGATNNSNAFGDNKTLPFGIQTTVAPVFGTNKNNTNSIFTFGGNQDQQQQSTFSFGNNNTSNNNVSTTGSVPFQFGASTSKPVTGFNFTPRTTTPSINFGTSGTPSFNAPTPGMFSIGSGSTAPRSRTVRGRKPR, encoded by the exons atgttGGAACTAGAAAGCCGGGGTGTCGTTGTGTCGTTAAGTGTGCTGAGTGggtgtatattattatacaacgCCTGGGGTCCTATTCTCGCGGTAATTGTTTCGTTATTTCTAGTGATTTATGCGTGCTATTCTTTGATCACCAACGATAGCTTGCTATCGCCGcatgcatttatattttttgaatatttcaaaggaGCCGTTATCGAATTAAAAGATACCTTAGGCCGAGCTATTGTTTATGTAGTAAGACAGTTAACGCATCTTTGGAATAAGATTAAAAACGTTTATCGCGAACGTTTCTCAGTCAGAATGGAACGTCGTCGAATAAGTAGATATCAGCTTAGCAGTGACACTACTTTTAATAGTAGAAATACACCAAGATTCAGTCTTATTCCACAATTAAGCCCAATATCTCGGACTGCTCATAAAAATACTTCAAATATCTCGAATATCtcggaaaataaatttaatcacgATAACGAATATCAATCATTTAATCAaaacaatatttacaataaatatacttCGACACCCTTATCTCAATACAAAAAGGATGACATGCATAATATAGATGCTAGATATAAGACAAATTGGTCATCGCCAAAGAAAACATCGCCCATGTTTAATCAGAATCATACATTAACACGAGGCGAAAATAGTACGTTGTTTTCACCAGACGGATCACCATGGGGTACAAGTATAAGTCCCAAAATGAGATCAAAAGCTGGTGGAGTAAAAACCGTACAGACAGTTGCAGGCCCATTGTTAGCTTCAACAAGATATAACATTGATCCCAA gACATATACAGATGTAACATCACCAGGATTAACTATAAGATTAACTAAATATGCTGCTGAagctaataataaattgaccCATCAGTCACAGTATGGCACTGGTCAGTTTCCAAAAGTTAATCTTCATGCAAGTCCTATTCCTTTGATTAATGCAAAATCTGCAAAAATAAGAGGACCTGTTACAGTTAGAATTGCACCACCAGAAACTACAAGATATTCTCCTCCAGAAAGGCAGAAAGTCTTGTCTGGTATATGTCAGTCAGAAAATAAATCACCATCGAGTGTTGCACAGGTCCTAAGggaaatatcattgaaaaggCATGCATCCAAAGAAGATGTTACGTCTGATTTAGTAAAGAAGCAAAGAACAGATGGTATATTTGTGAATGAAGtagaaaattttgaagaaacaaaacagaagAGAGGTAGAGATGAATCATCCAAATCTGAAGAAGATAATTCACCTCCGGATAAAAATCTTAGACCTACAAAACGTAGTAAAACACCATCCTGCTATGATATATTATGTTCACTAAGTTCAAGTATTCATGTTGCTACTGGTATCAAAAGAAAAGctg TTGACTGTTCCCGCAGCGGAACATCCGAttttgaaaaacattttaaatccTTGGAGCATATACAAAATGGAGATTCACGAACACTAGCACAAGTGCaaaatataaatgcaaatGATAGTACACCAGCTGTGAATAAGAAACTGTCTACAAACTCGAATTTATCGAAGTCCCTTAATAAAACGCAAGAACAATCTCCTATTAAAGGAATTCTTAAAAATTCAAGAAACACAATGAATTCTAATGATACTGAAACAATTTCTGCTAATGAAGAAAACATGAGATCTGAATATAAGGATAATGAAACTTCTATAGCGGCAACAAAATTCACGGATAAACTTTTTATGAGAGCAGAACcgcaaagaaatgaaaagttaaGATCACTCGTTGAAGAACAAGGAAACATAATAGAGACAAAGTTTACTACCGACGATGCtgaagaaattaagaaaaaagatatagtgAACATGAGACAAACTAGTATGCGAGCAAGATTACAGAGTATGTTTGATGCCATATCTGGTAAAG CAAGCAGAATTAATCCTGATGTTGTGATTCAGGCAGAAGAAATTGGTGAGGTTACTCCTGCAATTTCTTCCTCTGCAGATTGTGCAACGCTCAATTCTGTAACAACTACAACTAATGTTAATACGACACCTATTACTACATCTGCTATAGTGCCAGCACTTACATCACccaaaagtaatataaaaacggTCAAacatataacatttaatttacCAAATACAGAAAATGTGTCTGGTACTAATCAGCAGATTACAAGTAATTCAGTATCAGATGAAAAGAATAAGTTGATCATTAATTCTGATTTATCCAATTGTAAGACTGATATTACACAAGCAACATCATCAGTATGTACTAATGTGACATTAGCTACAAATGCACTTCCTATAATTTCCAATTCAGTTACATCAACCTTCGTTTCTGGCAAATCGTTAACAAATACATTACCAACTGTAGCATCAGCTACACCACTAGTTGTACCATCAGTTGCCTCAAATGGAATATTAAAATCCAATACTTCTATGTTAAATACTTCTTTAAGTTCTACAAGTGTAGCATCAACCGTTATATTATCAATACCTTCTACTTCCAATaatctttttacaaataaGAATACTATATCTAATATCACGACTAGTATTTCAAATTCTGATCAAACCAATATCAAATCTAACATTGGGAATTCCATCTTACATAATGTAAGTAATACAGGATCCACAATGAACACTGAAAGCCCTAAATTTACATTTGGCAACATTGTCAATACAACTGCATCGACACAAGTAAATATTGGCTCTGCTCAAAATGTAACTACAAGTAGCTTAAATTTTACAactgaaacaaaaaatgtaatgTTACCAATGTCGACTGTAACTCCTACAGTTACTAATGTtattactactgctactactgctactacagTTGCTTCTAGTGTTGCTTCagtttttaaaagtattacaGATAATGCTACAAATACTaccaataaaaattcgatgacATCTACAGCAACTACAACAATTCCATTCATATTTGGAAGTAATAACGTACAGACATCGAAAACTGAAGGTGGTTTATTTAATACAACTACAAGTAATGTTCCAATAACATTTAGGATGTCTGTAATTACTCAAAGTAATCCAATAGCTAGTAATGCATCCATAATCACAAATAATACTTCTGCACCAAGTAATCCAATGTTAAATTTGACAAATGGTACATTTAGTGGAAATGTATCTAGTGGATCTACGACATTTACGTTAAGTACCGCAACACCTATTTTTTCATTTGGGACATCGAATGCATCAACATCAGAAAATAAATCAGCATTTACCTATAATGCTAATGCACTAGGAAGTTCTAGTGGTTTGTTGCCATCAACTAATACACCAGTTGCTTCTACAACAAGTAATAATACAACCTCTGGATTTAATGTACCAGCTGCTACTACAACTTCACAATTTTCTACAACAACTACatctatatttaatacaaCATCAACTGCAGCTACGTTTCGAACAACAACTAGTGAGCCAGTATTTGGTCAAGCAATTGCTGCTCCTCTTTTTGGTAATTCACCAAAATCTCCTTTTGTACCAATTCAACCTACAAAATCATCTATTGAATTTGGTACAAATAACAACacgaacaacaacaacaacaacaacacttttaaagaagaaaaacctgCTTTTGGCACAAATACAAATACTGTGTTTGGAAGTTCTAGTACACCATTATTTAGTTCACAAACTACAGCAGCACCTACATTTGGTTCTCCTAGTGTCTCAACCAGTGCTCTCAATTTTGGTAGTACAAATACAACGACTGCTGTATTTGGAGCACAAAATTTAAATGCACCAGGAAATGTTCAAACTTCAACATCACATAGTTTTGGTACACCAAGTCCTATGTTTGGAAATCAGAATAATCCAGCACCTCTCTTTGGATCAACGACTACAACTCCAGTTGgaacttttaataatactcCTATGCAAAATACCTTTGGCAGCCAAAATTCAACTACTATGTCGTTTGGCGCTACAAATAATTCTAATGCATTTGgtgataataaaacattacCATTTGGAATTCAAACTACAGTTGCACCTGTTTTTGGAACAAATAAGAACAATACAAATAGTATTTTTACATTTGGTGGAAATCAAGATCAACAACAGCAAAGCACGTTTTCatttggtaataataatacttctaATAACAATGTATCAACTACTGGATCCGTCCCATTCCAATTTGGTGCGAGCACTTCTAAGCCAG TTACAGGATTTAATTTCACTCCACGAACAACAACACCATCGATTAATTTTGGAACATCAGGTACACCCTCATTTAATGCTCCAACTCCTGGGATGTTTAGCATTGGTAGTGGTTCTACTGCACCGCGATCAAGAACCGTTAGAGGTAGAAAACCAAGATGA